A region of Fibrobacter succinogenes subsp. succinogenes S85 DNA encodes the following proteins:
- a CDS encoding 50S ribosomal protein L25 yields the protein MELTTLKAASRVLGANRDNARLRKAGQIPAVYYGKGIEAKNISVSEIDLRKVLAPGKRYTLLDLEIDGKAGNPALVYSVQKDALTQKITHVDFIKIADDEFVKVRIPVKLSGLPVGVKTQGGLFSQEARYLMLAAKPASIPSVLELDISNFETNVTFYAKDFKLPENVTLASGPRTVIFTISSKSKKKDAAAAPAADAAAAAAPAAN from the coding sequence ATGGAACTCACAACGCTCAAAGCTGCCTCGAGAGTGCTAGGTGCAAACCGCGACAACGCCCGTTTGCGTAAGGCTGGTCAGATTCCGGCCGTCTATTATGGTAAGGGTATCGAAGCTAAGAACATCAGCGTCAGCGAAATCGACTTGCGCAAGGTTCTTGCTCCGGGCAAGCGTTACACGCTTCTTGACCTCGAAATCGATGGCAAGGCTGGCAATCCGGCTCTCGTCTACAGTGTCCAGAAGGACGCTCTCACCCAGAAGATCACGCACGTTGACTTCATCAAGATCGCTGATGACGAATTCGTTAAGGTTCGCATCCCGGTCAAGCTTTCCGGTCTCCCGGTTGGCGTGAAGACTCAGGGCGGTCTCTTCTCTCAGGAAGCTCGTTATCTCATGCTCGCTGCTAAGCCGGCAAGCATCCCGTCTGTTCTCGAATTGGATATCTCCAACTTCGAAACGAACGTGACCTTCTACGCTAAGGATTTCAAGCTCCCGGAAAACGTTACGCTCGCTTCTGGCCCGCGCACCGTTATCTTCACGATTTCTTCTAAGTCCAAGAAGAAGGACGCTGCTGCTGCTCCGGCTGCTGACGCCGCTGCCGCTGCTGCTCCGGCTGCCAACTAA